Proteins from one Montipora foliosa isolate CH-2021 unplaced genomic scaffold, ASM3666993v2 scaffold_407, whole genome shotgun sequence genomic window:
- the LOC137988131 gene encoding uncharacterized protein: MPGKNSSKQSRGDPGGAFLDLPKLVSQIAETIGSSSIDDHSQGSPPDSSRVPETSPIEEKAESVSLSFVRRLYKNRGFSERATNIVLQSWRQSSQKQYDAHIRKWLLLCTKRQADPICPTISVAVDFMTSLYDEGLSYSSINSARCALSAILESPASAYPPFGEHPDVKRFIKGIFQSRPPLPRYCKTWDVNLVLQYIGSMGNSQELSLKDFTLKLAMLVALTTAQRGQSLQLLDTQNMVQEETAYTFMLNSNLKQSKPGKSTSDLVIKLNAYPYDRNLCVVNACSVYLARTKLLRDSESRLFITHQKPHRKAIRDTIRRWIQQMMIKAGIDINVYKPHSVRSAATSKAKAANASLVEIMQTAGWSSAATFAKFYDREIEQGSSFADSVLSQS; this comes from the coding sequence ATGCCTGGAAAAAATTCAAGCAAACAGAGCAGAGGGGATCCTGGTGGTGCCTTTCTGGACTTGCCAAAGCTGGTATCCCAAATTGCTGAGACTATTGGTAGCTCCTCCATTGATGATCACTCACAGGGAAGCCCTCCTGACTCTTCCAGGGTGCCAGAAACTTCACCCATTGAGGAAAAAGCTGAATCTGTTAGCCTGTCATTTGTGCGGCGACTCTACAAGAACAGAGGCTTTTCTGAGAGAGCAACCAACATTGTTCTCCAATCCTGGCGCCAATCATCACAGAAACAGTATGATGCACACATCAGAAAATGGCTTCTCCTCTGTACTAAAAGGCAAGCAGATCCTATTTGTCCAACTATAAGCGTGGCTGTGGATTTCATGACATCCCTTTATGATGAAGGATTGAGCTACAGTAGTATCAACTCAGCACGATGTGCTCTGTCCGCGATTTTAGAAAGTCCTGCCTCGGCTTACCCACCTTTTGGTGAGCATCCTGATGTTAAAAGGTTTATCAAGGGCATTTTCCAAAGCAGGCCCCCTCTTCCTCGTTATTGCAAAACTTGGGATGTCAATCTGGTACTCCAGTACATTGGCTCCATGGGTAACTCCCAGGAACTCTCCCTCAAGGACTTCACCTTGAAATTGGCTATGTTAGTTGCATTAACCACAGCCCAGAGAGGACAGTCTCTGCAATTATTAGACACTCAGAACATGGTACAAGAGGAGACTGCTTATACGTTTATGCTTAATAGTAACCTGAAACAAAGCAAACCTGGCAAGTCAACCTCTGATTTAGTTATCAAGCTTAATGCGTACCCATATGACCGCAATCTTTGTGTAGTAAATGCATGTTCAGTATACCTTGCAAGGACTAAGTTATTACGTGATAGCGAATCCCGGTTGTTTATTACTCATCAGAAACCACATAGGAAAGCCATCAGAGACACAATAAGACGCTGGATCCAGCAAATGATGATCAAGGCTGGCATCGATATTAATGTGTACAAGCCGCATAGTGTCCGATCGGCGGCAACTTCTAAAGCTAAAGCTGCCAATGCTTCCCTTGTGGAGATTATGCAAACTGCAGGGTGGAGTTCAGCAGCCACCTTTGCCAAGTTTTATGACCGGGAAATTGAACAAGGTTCTTCGTTTGCTGACAGTGTACTCAGCCAAAGTTGA